DNA from Mobula hypostoma chromosome 4, sMobHyp1.1, whole genome shotgun sequence:
AATATATGCATAATATAAATGATAAACttcaaatatacagtatattacatAGCACACAACTCCCTCCCAGAGAGGGAATCACTGCAAATTGAACGGGGGAAGAGGAGTCCAATCGGTTGTGTACATGCGTGCGTATGTTATCAAGTCCCTTCGCTCGATTCCGTTCAGGCTAAATGGTACATGCTGTATCCAACATGAGCAGCATATAGTCCGACTGGCGATACTGGTAGAGTGGGTCTGTGAAAGTGGTGGGAGGCTCCATACAGAGATGTTGCGGGGACGGGCGTACCGATGGGAAAACTAATTCCAAAAGCCGGTGGTAGCATGGGCTTGGCTGCCATTTTCAGTTTTTCCAGCTCGGCCTCTTGCAGTCGTTTGGCTTTCGCCCTGCGATTCTGAAACCAGATTTTCACCTGTGTCTCTGTTAAGTTAAGTGAGCTGGAAAACTCTGCTCTCTCAGCGATGGACAAGTATTGTTTTTGGCGGAACTTGCGCTCCAGGGCCAGTAACTGCGAGGTGGTGAATGGAGTCCTGGGTTTGCGGTTGGTTTTGTGCTTTCTGAGGGTGCAAGTAGGAGGACTCATTCTCcctaaaataaatacaaatacccGTTAATTAAGATGCATCCTCTCCCCCACCAAAAGTAGATCTTAACGACCGCAACTAAGAACAGTCCCgaaaattttaaaaacaaaagagcGAAGCGTTTAAACTATTAAATCTATTCAGTGGCCTGGCATTGTCAGAATTCGGAGTTACTCCTTGCCGCATACACAACAGTAATATCAAGTCAGGTTTTGCAAGATCTCACTTACTAGGAGGAGGAGAGAACCGCGAATCTTGTATCCAAGGCGTCCGTTCTTGTCGGTCGCTACTCTCCGACTTGACAAGTGCGTCTTCAGATAGTTTTAACAGTCCTTCCACCGTGTAGGAAGTACTCGCCGGCAGAGCAGTAGGTAACGTCTCCTGAGCGGGTAAACCAGCGGTTCGAGGACTCAGGCTCTGCGAGGGGCCAACAAGCGGTGCGTCCGAAGTTGAGCTGACCCGGCTGGGTTTCCTGTCCGACATGAGCGCTTCCACACTAAATGGGAGAAGCGCAGGAGGGGCTTTGGGTCTGTCCATCTCTTCCTCCACCGCTAATTTCACAGCGCTCTGTATCCCTTTGCTCAAAGAGCGGGGTTCTTCGTTCTTAACGCCGCCAGTTGTCACTTGCAAAGCACTCATGACAGAACAAGGGGCCATATAGAGTCGATCCCTTTTCAAATGTtgcattaaaaagaaaaacaaaacacacaatTGCAAACGCCCTGATCGCGCTGGGCCTGCCCGTAGTCCGCGATTCTCAAAACATTGCCAGCTTCCTGATGCCACTTGGAGCTGGGCGTTAAGAAGAGAGACTTTGTATGATGTTATCCAATCAGCACCTTCATGGGTGGAGCAGACATCTGCCATTGGATGTCTCAACCTGCCCGCCATCAATAATCTTTCGAAATAAATTAGCACTTAATCTGATTGGCCACTTGCTGGGGAGAGTTTATTGATAGCTCCGGGCTCTAATCTCATATAAACACAAGTGCCCGGCGAGCAATTTAAGGGTAATTATCTGGCTGGGGGGAAGGCACGGTGACAGCGAGTTCAATTTCCCTTTTAACTGGAGCCATGCAATAAGGGGTGGGGTCGTTACTGAAGATGGTGGTGAGATCAGTTTGTACTGAAATTAGTGAAGAAATACATCGGAATTtcattttaaaagaaaatcagaCTTTGCATTTTTCTTC
Protein-coding regions in this window:
- the msx1a gene encoding homeobox protein MSX-1a; protein product: MQHLKRDRLYMAPCSVMSALQVTTGGVKNEEPRSLSKGIQSAVKLAVEEEMDRPKAPPALLPFSVEALMSDRKPSRVSSTSDAPLVGPSQSLSPRTAGLPAQETLPTALPASTSYTVEGLLKLSEDALVKSESSDRQERTPWIQDSRFSPPPRRMSPPTCTLRKHKTNRKPRTPFTTSQLLALERKFRQKQYLSIAERAEFSSSLNLTETQVKIWFQNRRAKAKRLQEAELEKLKMAAKPMLPPAFGISFPIGTPVPATSLYGASHHFHRPTLPVSPVGLYAAHVGYSMYHLA